One region of Arthrobacter sp. StoSoilB22 genomic DNA includes:
- a CDS encoding cytochrome, whose amino-acid sequence MTAPLLAHATDYGRMYARSTTEQFSVPSITTVIGQQAHALDGWFSYMGASSLAADPELPAILGSPARIRQAINKASKAAEVYRDAAAARGDRVHTYCEQVALRAMGRPHRLEECREDLAAHGEQAFAARFDEWWELYRVEPLAPEITVWNKTVGYAGTLDLVARINGRICLIDYKTKGTTRDGTVKALDDKVVMQLAAGMKAEESLVDPVAGEWEPWKYGDNPMLLAVAIGETEVRPQRANPDILKHHWWKFCALRRVWEMSADVVAAGQPLLPIAPPVFASAGAAPAAT is encoded by the coding sequence ATGACTGCTCCACTGCTTGCCCACGCTACTGACTACGGCCGGATGTACGCCCGCTCCACCACTGAGCAATTTTCTGTGCCGTCCATCACCACAGTGATCGGACAACAGGCGCATGCTTTGGACGGTTGGTTCAGTTACATGGGCGCAAGCAGCCTGGCTGCAGATCCTGAGCTTCCGGCCATCCTCGGAAGTCCTGCCAGGATTCGTCAGGCCATCAACAAAGCCTCCAAGGCCGCTGAGGTTTATCGGGATGCAGCTGCAGCACGCGGGGATCGTGTTCATACATACTGCGAACAGGTGGCTTTGCGGGCCATGGGGCGGCCGCACCGTCTGGAAGAATGCCGGGAAGACCTCGCCGCCCATGGAGAACAGGCCTTTGCTGCCCGCTTTGATGAGTGGTGGGAACTCTACCGGGTAGAGCCCCTCGCGCCCGAGATCACGGTGTGGAACAAAACGGTGGGTTATGCCGGAACGTTGGACCTCGTGGCCCGGATCAACGGCCGCATCTGCCTGATTGACTACAAAACCAAAGGCACTACCCGCGACGGTACGGTCAAAGCCCTGGATGACAAAGTGGTCATGCAGCTCGCGGCCGGGATGAAGGCAGAGGAAAGTCTGGTGGATCCTGTTGCAGGTGAATGGGAGCCGTGGAAGTACGGCGATAACCCCATGTTGCTGGCAGTAGCTATCGGCGAGACCGAAGTCAGGCCGCAACGGGCCAATCCGGACATCCTCAAGCACCACTGGTGGAAGTTCTGCGCCTTGCGGCGCGTGTGGGAGATGTCAGCGGACGTTGTCGCGGCCGGACAGCCGTTGCTCCCTATTGCTCCGCCCGTCTTCGCTTCAGCAGGCGCCGCACCTGCAGCAACATGA
- a CDS encoding amino acid permease, with protein sequence MNQQTASQSVLRRKPIDDIEEENKHSGLFKSLGLWQLTAIGVGGIIGVGIFSLAGLVAHGSESNPGVGPAVLFSFLIAGLASGAAALSYAEFAGMIPRAGSAYTYGYVALGEIIGWFIGWDLLLEYIAIVAVVAIGISGYFDAFLSGIGIHMPTWMTSTADEGKGGIINLPAILVCLLVTWILSRGTKAFGRFELVAVAIKVILILFIIGLGIFYINTENYNPFMPSGFGPVLAGAATVFFAVFGYDAMSTAAEEAKDGKKHMPKAIILSLIVAMLLYVAATLVLTGMQNYKDIDPTAGFASAFTGVGLPVIATIISVFAVLSILTVMLTFLLGVTRVWFSMSRDGLLPGWFAKTDKHGTPQRVTWIAGVASAFLAGVFPIKEVADLTNIGILAAFVVVCISVIVFRYTKPNAPRTFRLPFMPAVPAFGVLASAFLMFQLHWETWVRFGAWLVIGLIIYFAYGRRHSLMNPNSPRHKVESKPLA encoded by the coding sequence ATGAACCAACAGACGGCTTCACAGTCCGTCCTGAGGCGCAAGCCGATCGACGACATCGAGGAAGAAAACAAACACAGCGGGCTTTTCAAAAGTCTTGGCCTCTGGCAGCTGACAGCCATTGGCGTCGGCGGAATTATCGGCGTCGGCATCTTCTCGCTGGCCGGGCTGGTAGCCCATGGCAGCGAGAGCAACCCCGGCGTTGGCCCTGCCGTGCTCTTCTCGTTCCTCATCGCCGGCCTCGCTTCCGGCGCAGCAGCACTGTCCTACGCCGAGTTTGCCGGCATGATCCCCCGCGCCGGCTCGGCCTACACCTACGGCTATGTAGCTCTGGGAGAGATCATCGGCTGGTTCATCGGCTGGGACCTCCTGCTGGAGTACATCGCCATTGTGGCTGTGGTGGCTATCGGCATTTCCGGCTACTTCGATGCTTTCCTTTCAGGCATCGGAATCCATATGCCCACCTGGATGACGTCCACGGCCGACGAGGGCAAGGGCGGAATCATCAACCTTCCGGCCATCCTTGTCTGCCTCCTGGTCACCTGGATCCTGAGCCGTGGCACCAAGGCGTTTGGCCGGTTTGAACTGGTAGCAGTTGCCATCAAGGTCATCCTGATTCTGTTCATTATCGGGCTGGGTATTTTCTACATCAACACCGAGAACTACAACCCATTCATGCCCAGCGGCTTTGGGCCCGTCCTGGCCGGTGCCGCCACCGTCTTCTTCGCCGTCTTCGGCTATGACGCCATGAGCACAGCTGCGGAAGAGGCCAAGGACGGCAAAAAGCACATGCCCAAGGCCATCATCCTGTCGCTGATCGTCGCAATGCTTCTGTACGTTGCCGCAACCCTCGTACTTACCGGCATGCAGAACTACAAGGACATTGATCCCACGGCCGGCTTCGCATCTGCATTCACCGGCGTCGGATTGCCTGTGATCGCCACTATCATTTCGGTATTCGCGGTCCTGTCCATCCTCACCGTGATGCTGACCTTCCTGCTGGGTGTCACCCGTGTATGGTTCTCCATGAGCCGTGACGGCCTGCTCCCGGGCTGGTTCGCCAAGACTGACAAGCACGGAACCCCGCAGCGCGTCACATGGATCGCCGGTGTTGCCTCGGCATTCCTCGCCGGAGTCTTCCCCATCAAGGAAGTTGCCGATCTCACCAACATCGGCATTCTGGCTGCCTTCGTGGTGGTCTGCATTTCCGTGATCGTGTTCCGCTACACCAAGCCCAACGCCCCGCGCACCTTCCGCCTGCCGTTCATGCCGGCAGTCCCCGCCTTCGGCGTCCTGGCATCGGCGTTCCTCATGTTCCAGCTCCACTGGGAAACCTGGGTCCGGTTCGGCGCATGGCTGGTCATCGGCTTGATCATCTACTTCGCCTATGGCCGCAGGCACTCCCTCATGAACCCGAACAGCCCGCGCCACAAGGTTGAAAGTAAGCCGTTGGCGTAG